In Sorghum bicolor cultivar BTx623 chromosome 10, Sorghum_bicolor_NCBIv3, whole genome shotgun sequence, one genomic interval encodes:
- the LOC8076403 gene encoding uncharacterized protein LOC8076403, whose translation MSNDRQTVPGGAGGEGGTTTSEVRVISDSVAAAAAAEAEAELKEWLKEMRGWLMVLATLAASVTYQAGLNPPGGFWQDSNGHLAGNPVLHDGLYLKRYLTFYYFNATAFATSLVIIILLLNISERFYMSEAKVAALTLTTMVNLMSLVGAYIAGSTRDMANSIYIIVLTCFLFVCVVYTARARVLPTLCFIVLFMSPRIYRLVKKGWLPVTEHMRKRVEVAKEKEREEEEKQRQKHKRANNICCNCCSCFKAFKYDDIEDRGLPIITENN comes from the exons ATGTCCAACGATCGGCAAACAGTccccggcggcgccggcggggaGGGAGGAACGACGACGTCGGAGGTGCGGGTGATCTCCGATAGCgtcgcagcggcagcggcagcggaggcggaggcggagctcAAGGAGTGGCTCAAGGAGATGCGCGGGTGGCTGATGGTGCTCGCGACCCTGGCCGCGTCGGTGACGTACCAGGCGGGGCTGAACCCTCCCGGCGGCTTCTGGCAGGACAGCAACGGGCACTTGGCCGGCAACCCCGTGCTGCACGACGGCCTCTACCTGAAGCGCTACCTGACCTTCTACTACTTCAACGCGACGGCGTTCGCGACGTCGCTGgtcatcatcatcctcctcCTCAACATCAGCGAGCGGTTCTACATGTCGGAGGCCAAGGTGGCGGCGCTCACCCTGACCACCATGGTCAACCTCATGAGCCTCGTCGGTGCTTATATCGCCGGCTCCACCCGCGACATGGCCAACTCCATCTACATCATCGTGCTCACCTGCTTCCTCTTCGTCTGCGTCGTCTACACCGCCAGGGCCAG ggtgcTGCCGACCCTGTGCTTCATCGTGCTCTTCATGTCGCCGCGGATATACCGGCTGGTCAAAAAGGGGTGGCTGCCGGTGACGGAACACATGAGAAAGAGAGTTGAGGTGGCCAAGGAGAAGGAgcgagaggaggaggagaagcagAGACAGAAACATAAAAGGGCCAACAACATCTGCTGCAACTGCTGCTCATGCTTCAAAGCCTTCAAGTACGACGACATTGAGGACAGGGGGCTGCCTATTATAACTGAAAACAACTAA